The following coding sequences are from one Gossypium hirsutum isolate 1008001.06 chromosome A12, Gossypium_hirsutum_v2.1, whole genome shotgun sequence window:
- the LOC107931229 gene encoding pectinesterase inhibitor 6, with the protein MLMANTNIYLTLLLLLSVLKWVQSTPHSSTNYVQDACSVTRYRALCINTLAPFSTTAKTSPSKWARAGVSITIGETKKVTQYLMKVKNYRTMKGSYKIPLSDCIECLQDAIDQLHGSLGVLRKLNARNFYAQMGDITTWLSAVLTDQETCLDGFENPRGKQAKMVRNRVLRSSYFTSNALALVNKLAASGLDNTVA; encoded by the coding sequence ATGCTAATGGCAAACACCAATATTTACCTTACACTTCTGCTTCTCTTAAGCGTCCTAAAATGGGTTCAATCAACACCACACTCATCAACCAACTACGTTCAAGATGCATGCAGTGTAACCCGATACCGTGCCCTTTGCATCAACACACTAGCACCCTTTTCCACCACTGCTAAAACAAGTCCAAGCAAATGGGCACGGGCTGGGGTTTCAATCACCATTGGAGAAACCAAGAAAGTCACTCAATACTTAATGAAAGTGAAGAATTACAGAACGATGAAAGGGAGTTACAAAATCCCACTCTCGGATTGCATCGAGTGTTTACAAGATGCTATCGACCAACTACACGGCTCACTTGGGGTTCTCAGGAAGCTTAATGCCAGAAATTTTTACGCACAAATGGGGGACATAACCACATGGTTGAGTGCAGTTCTTACTGATCAGGAAACTTGCTTGGATGGTTTCGAGAATCCGAGAGGAAAACAAGCCAAAATGGTGCGGAATCGGGTTTTGAGGTCCTCGTATTTTACTAGTAATGCATTGGCTTTGGTTAATAAACTTGCAGCCTCTGGGTTGGACAACACGGTAGCATGA